The Bacteroidota bacterium DNA segment CTAATTGTATACCGGAATGCGCATTGAAATTATATCCCCCAGCAAGCCCTCCAAAGCCTCCAAATTTATATTCATAATCCAATTCGGAGAAACCGTAATTATTTTGATTTAAAATCCAAACACTATTCACTCCGAGGTTTGTGCCTACATGCCATGATTGCGCAGATAATGTAATTGAAGTAACTAAAAATAATGCAATTAAAAAATGGTGTTTCATAGAATATTTTTTTTGCAAAGTAACGTCACACAAAAATATTTATCAAGCAAGTTGTAAACAAGATGCAGGTAATTATAAATGTAATTCTCTATACCATGAAATACTATGGTTACTTATTATAATTTCGCTGCATGAGCAAATTAGTGCAGACAAAAGCATATATCAAATATTTCAATCAATCACTTACATCCTATGGTGTGCACTCTCCTTTCCTATTCGATTTTATAACTCATGTATTAAATGATAACAGATATTTCAATGCATTTGGTGAGATAGAAGCTGTACGTAAACATTTATTAAAGAATACATCTGTAATTGAAATTGAGGATTTAGGAGCAGGCTCAAAAAAATTACATGCAACAAAAAGAAAAATCAGCGATATAGCAAAGACAAGTTTGACCAATGAAAAATTTGGCAAGTTATTATTTCGAATAGTAAATCATTATTCACCACATCATATTTTGGAATTAGGAACATCACTCGGTATAAGTGCTTTGTATTTAGCAAAGGCAAAATCAACAAGTACCGTCACTACTTTAGAGGGAAGTAAAGCGATTTCCCATATTGCCCATCAAGTATTTGAACAAACACATACAGAGAATATCCAATTAATAACCGGAAATTTTTCGGATACATTACCGCAATTGTTATCAGAATCTTATCATCCTGATTTAGTGTATATAGATGGCAATCATCGTATGAAACCCACTCTAGATTATTTTAATACATGTTTAGAAAGTGCAAATGAAAATTGCATTTTGATTTTAGATGATATTCATTGGAGCAGTGAAATGGAACAGGCATGGAATGAAATTAAGCATCATCCGCAATCACGATTAACCGTTGATCTCTTTTATAAAGGCATTGTTTTTACACAAAAGGAATTACTTACCAAACAAAATGTTAGCATCAGGTTTTAAATGCATTAACACAGTTTAACCACATTGATTTATTCCCCTGCCTCTCAATTATTATCTTTACACACTAATTTAAAAAAATGAACATGAAAAAAATTTATGTATTACTTTTTATCTCCGCAATTGCATTACAAAGTTTTGCGCAGGATAAATTACCCTCTAATTTCTTCTTCAAAGAATTACCCAATGGCCTGCAAATGCTGGTGATTGAAGATAATACTGTTCCTCTTGCCACTATTGAAATGGTGGTTAAAAATGGCGCCTATACAGAAGATAGTGCGTTTAATGGATTATCTCACTTGTACGAACACATGTTCTTTAAAGCAAATAAGGACATCCCTTCACAAGAAGAATTTCTGAAGCGTATCAATGAGTTGGGAATATCTTTTAATGGAACAACTTCTAACGAACGTGTGAATTATTATATCACTTTAAGTAATGGGAAACTTACTGAAGGATTAGAATTTATGAATTCAGCAATTCGCTATCCGATGTTTTTGGAACAAGAAATGAAAAATGAAAATCCTGTAGTTGATGGTGAATTCCAAAGAGCAGAATCGAATCCATATTACTTCTTGTTTGAAGAATTTAGCCGTAAATTTTGGGGTGCTAATTATTACAGAAAAAATCCCATTGGTTTGCATGATGTAATTCTTACTGCTACAACAGAAAAAATGCGCACCATTCAACAAAAATATTATTATCCAAATAATAGTATGCTGGTAGTTGCCGGTGATGTAGATCACAATGCTGTATTTCCTTTGATAGAAAAAATATATGGCGATTGGGTTCCGGCGGATTTCGATCCATTTGTAAAATGGCCAATACCTGAAGTAAAACCGTTAACCGGAATTACAAAATTCATGGCAACTAATGCAAATGCACAAGTACCACTTTTTATTATTGGTTTTCATGGTCCTGATACTCGCAATGATATTAAAGCAACTTATGCAGCTGATGTGTTTTCTTATATTTTACAACAAGCAAATTCACAATTACAAAGAGATTTAATTGAAAGTGGATTAGCGTTTCAAGTAAACGTAAGTTATCAAACAGAAAAATATACAGGCCCGATACAAATTATTTTAGTGCCTAATCCTATGAAAATTCAAGAGGCTTATGATAAGCTTTGGGAAAATGTTCTTAATTGGACAAAGCCGGATTATTATACAGATGAACAATTAGAAACAGCAAAAAATTTATTGGCAATTGATGATGCCTATGGCAAAGAAAGTACAAGTGAATTTGTACATTTGGTAACGTATTGGTGGGCAAGTGCAACTATAGATTACTACACAAATTATGTTGCCAATCTTCAAAAAGTAACTCGCCAGGATATAACCAATTATGTAAATAAATATATAGTTGACAAACCTTATGTTGCCGGTTTAATGGTAAATCCTTCTATGAAAGATATGCCTGTTTTGAAAGAGATGGGATTTGAAATTGCGAAATAATTAATCACCAACATTAAAATTCAAATATGAAAAATATAATATTAAAAACCGGAACACTTTTGCTTGCTTTTATTGCAACTACGTGTTTAACGTTTGCGGATAACACTACCAAAGAATTAAATATTGATGGTATAAAAGTGATTCTGAAAACTACACCTAAAGAAGTAATCAGTGTACGCATGTTTATTGAAGGCGGTACCGCTAATTACGATGATAAATTAGAAGGTATTGAAAACATGACTTTAAGTCTGATGATAGATGGTGGCACAAAAAATTTATCAAAATTAGATTTCAAAACAGAATCAGAAAAAATAGGTACATCATTCAGTGCTGCAACAAATTTGGATTATGGATTTATCAGCATGACATGTATAAAAGCATTTTGGGATAAGTCATGGAATTTATTTGCAGATGCGGTGATGAATCCTGCATTAAGTAAAGATGAATTTACTATTCTTCAACAACAATTAGTTGCAGGTGCAAAATCAAATGAATCAGATCCTGATGGACATCTCGCATTGATTTCACGTCGCAATGCATTTCCTAATTCCAATTATCGTAAAGAACCAAATGGTACTGCAGAAAGTTTAAATGCATTGACATTAGATCAGGTGCAGAAATATTATTCGCAGATAATTGTGAAGAAAAGAACTTTTATTGTTGTAGTAGGAAATATTACAGAAGCAGAAATTACAAAAGCTATAAAAGAAAGTCTTGCGAAATTACCACAAGGTACTACCACTGCAAGAGAGCAACAAACTATTCTTACTGAAGGAAAAGTATTTATTGAAGACAGAGATATTGCAACAAATTATATTCGTGGTGTAATGAGTGCCCCGATGTTAAATACAAAAGAAGGTGTAGCAATGCGTATTGCAATGAATATTTTAGGTGATCGTTATTTTACTGAATTGCGTACTAAGAGAAGTTTATCTTATGCACCCGCTGCATTCTATGCGCAGGCAGCAGTATTTAATCCTTACAGTGTGATTTATATTTCAACAACAGATCCTGAACAAAGTATGCAGGTGATGGTGGATGAAATAAATAAAATAAAGAAAGAAGGTTTCTCAGAAGAAGAATTAACAGATACGAGAGAAACTTTTTTAACACAATACTATCTTACTCTAGAAACCACCGCAAACCAGGCGAATGCATTGGGTGTAAGTGAAATGGCAGGCGGCTGGGAAATGATGGACAACTTTACTAAAGATGTAAATGAAACTACATTAAAAGAAGTAAATAAAGTGTTCGATCAATATTCAAAAGCAATCGTTTGGACATATCTTGGAAAACAAGGTATGGTGAAACAAGAAAATTTCAAACAACCGGTTGAAACAAAAAACAAACCTTATTAAGGCATATTCAATCCTTATAAAAAAACACTCGCTTTGCGGGTGTTTTTTTTTGTGGTTACTTTAGATAATTCCTTTACCAATTAACAACAATGAATGCCATTGTGAATGTTGTTAGACTCAGGATAAAAAATATTATTATGTCCCTCTCTGTAAATAATTTCTGCATTAGTAATCATCTAGTCTCGTATTGCAACGATGCAAAAGTTCAATAGGTGAATTAATTGAGAATTAATTTGATTTTTTTTAAATGATATGATGCTAGGTGGACTGTTCTAACTTTGAACTTTTAACAATTATATTCTACCCAATCCGTTAGACGAAATCGACAACTATAGTTATTGATAATGACAAAACCGAAGTTAATAAAAACCCTTTCTGTAATACTCATCTTGTTTTTATCAATTGATATTGGATTTCCATGCAGCACATATAAAGTAACAGTAAACGGCTCAACTATGTATGGAATGAATTACGATACATGGTTCGAGCATCCCCGAATTTGGTTTGAAACAAATGGATATGGTGCCGTCTTTTCAGGTGCAAATTATCAGGGTGGGAACGACCTTACACCACAATCAGGAATGAATGAATTTGGACTTTCATTCGGCACACTTGCAACGGCAACTCCTGAAAACGGAAAAGCATCACCAAATAAAATACAAATAAGCAGCAGATCTTTTTATCTCAAAGACATTTTGCATAACTGTAAAACTGTAGAGGAAGTAAAAGCATATATTGAACAGTATGACCAAAGCTCACTTTCCAATGATGTATTTATTTACACTGACAAGTCTGGACAATATCTTATAGTTGAACCATACACAATGACTTTGGGTAATGAAAACAAGTATGTTCTCGCAAACTTTTGTCCTTCAACTATCACTGACTTTAGAACAATTAAACAACAGCGTTACATAAATGGAACAACATTTTTAAATAACAAAATTGATACTTCAATTGCTTTTTGCACAGCACTTTCAGACACCATGCATGTTTGCCGAAATAAAATTGGTGATGGCACTTTACTTACTTCAATTTATGACTTAAACAAAGGCATAGTGAACTTATACTTTTACCATGACTACAACAACGTGGTTGCATTTAATTTAAAGGAAGAGCTTGCAAAAGGCAATCATTCATTTGAAATACCATCCTTATTTCCAGCAAACGCAGAGTATCAAAAATTACTTGACTTCAAGACACCAATGAATAGCGCTTCCATTAATTTATTTATGCGTTTCTGTATATTGATATTCCTGATTTCTACAATTTATTTCTTTGTAAGTTATATCAGAAACAGAAAAATAAAATATGCACCCTATAAATTACTGTTATCTTCTATGTGCTTAATTATGATGTATTATATTTTTGTATTAGCACGAGAAATTAATATCTTTTATTTCCCTGCTCCTTACAAAGGCTATTATTTCTCTATGCTAGACTTTGCTGCTTATATCCCGTTCTTGACTTTGTTATTGATAATTCCATTGCTGCTAATCAATAGAAAAGTATTTACTGAAAATGCCTGGAGAAATTTATCTATATGGCTATTTACAATTAACAACTTAATCTTCTTAACATTAATAATTCTATTTACGTATTGGGGGCTTTATGATGTTTTCAATTAACAACATATCATAACATTAGACACAATAACTATTTTGGTAAGAGAAGCAGAAACCCAAATATGAAATGCTGAGGAACAACACTTATCATCAATATATAAAAACAAAATATTATCACATTACTTACGCTTTACTAAAAGAAATTATTTTATATAAATCCTGTTTTCAAAAAATCACCTCCATTAATTTAAAGGCAAAATGAACTTAGTAAAAATGATTAGTATTTTAAAAAATACTCACCCTGATGGTTACTTTTTTGCAGTTATTTTTTCGGAATAAAAAAATCGGAGGTCGAAGGAAATAAAATCAACTACTACAGAAACCTGGCTTTTATCAAAATTTGCAATAATAAATGCATAATTATTGATGAGCTGGAAGATCTTGAATTTCTTGAAAAAGAGTATTCATTGGTTGTATAATTTCTAAATCAAGCACGCTGGCTCCGAATTCATTAGTTTCTACGTCGCCAATTACCATCGTTATGTCAATGTATCCAATCACTGATCCGTCTTTCAGCATTCGAATATCTGAAAACTGGATTCCAATTTTGGAATCAAACTGGGATGGTTCATTTACAGTTATGATTTTATCACCATCAATAACTAGCGAATGTATATTACTATCATCACAATCATTAAATGCTAATGGAAGCTCTGAACTACTTGAAATAAAATCTGAATTATAAGCAACCTGTATATTTAAAATTAGTGGAGTATATAAATCTTGTTTAATTTTTACTGGATACACTTTAAATGCAATACGAAATTGACCATACAGAGGGGATGCTACCCAATCTTCATATCGGTCAGACCCATCTTGTATAAACATCAACCAATACTTTTGTTTTTTAGCATCTGTTTCTGTTTTATTTCTAAACCAAATTTGTTGAGCCGGATGAATCTCCGGTTGATTTCCATGTGCCTCATCTAAGACAAAGCAACCAAAAACACCTACAGTATCATTTTTTTTCAAGTATGTTCCCTCAACGCAATGGTTATTTTCACTAATTGGAAACCATCTTCCATCTAAAAGCAATTCTCCTGTCGGTGCAATTTCAGCAAACATACATTTTGATGCATTATAAGGTGAACCACAAGGCTTATCAACATCAATACAACCAAACCAATCTGAGAAAGTAATATTTGATGACTGCCTAACTGCATCATATGTAGAAGTATATTCATTAAATAATTCTACAATAATATTCCAATCCGTTGCATCAATTCCAGGTGATACAATTCCATCTTCGAAGTAGGTTCCAAACCTATTAAATTTACCTGCAATATTTACCTTCTTATCAAGAACATTACACCATTCCTCAAAACCCCAGCCTTTGCAATCATTTTTAATTAAAGTATCTACTGGATCATAACCTATAATTCCTAGGCTCAATCTTGTAACTTTTTCCCATTTCGCTTCCTCGTATTCTGATGCTGGCCGAATATCCTCACTCTTTACTTCATAATTGGCATTCTCACAACCTATAAAAGTCTGACCAAAAGAAATGCAAAAAATTATTTTGAATAGCGTTTTTAGCATATAATATTTTTAACAAGATAAACTGAAACTTTGATATAAAAAAAATAAGTGAGGTAATTGCTGATTCTTCTAATTTTATGTCTGCTAGTCACTTTTGTCCAATAACATTTCTCAGTGCAGTCGATGACTCTCATGTTATTTTTCTTTCCCCTACAGCGTAAGCAATTTCCGAATAGGAGAGTATAGTATAGATACCATTCGAGATATTCCCTACCTATTTCAATAAGTACTGGATTATTAAATTTGTGGGAAGTATATATTTACTGGAG contains these protein-coding regions:
- a CDS encoding insulinase family protein, which translates into the protein MKNIILKTGTLLLAFIATTCLTFADNTTKELNIDGIKVILKTTPKEVISVRMFIEGGTANYDDKLEGIENMTLSLMIDGGTKNLSKLDFKTESEKIGTSFSAATNLDYGFISMTCIKAFWDKSWNLFADAVMNPALSKDEFTILQQQLVAGAKSNESDPDGHLALISRRNAFPNSNYRKEPNGTAESLNALTLDQVQKYYSQIIVKKRTFIVVVGNITEAEITKAIKESLAKLPQGTTTAREQQTILTEGKVFIEDRDIATNYIRGVMSAPMLNTKEGVAMRIAMNILGDRYFTELRTKRSLSYAPAAFYAQAAVFNPYSVIYISTTDPEQSMQVMVDEINKIKKEGFSEEELTDTRETFLTQYYLTLETTANQANALGVSEMAGGWEMMDNFTKDVNETTLKEVNKVFDQYSKAIVWTYLGKQGMVKQENFKQPVETKNKPY
- a CDS encoding linear amide C-N hydrolase, which codes for MTKPKLIKTLSVILILFLSIDIGFPCSTYKVTVNGSTMYGMNYDTWFEHPRIWFETNGYGAVFSGANYQGGNDLTPQSGMNEFGLSFGTLATATPENGKASPNKIQISSRSFYLKDILHNCKTVEEVKAYIEQYDQSSLSNDVFIYTDKSGQYLIVEPYTMTLGNENKYVLANFCPSTITDFRTIKQQRYINGTTFLNNKIDTSIAFCTALSDTMHVCRNKIGDGTLLTSIYDLNKGIVNLYFYHDYNNVVAFNLKEELAKGNHSFEIPSLFPANAEYQKLLDFKTPMNSASINLFMRFCILIFLISTIYFFVSYIRNRKIKYAPYKLLLSSMCLIMMYYIFVLAREINIFYFPAPYKGYYFSMLDFAAYIPFLTLLLIIPLLLINRKVFTENAWRNLSIWLFTINNLIFLTLIILFTYWGLYDVFN
- a CDS encoding insulinase family protein, whose translation is MKKIYVLLFISAIALQSFAQDKLPSNFFFKELPNGLQMLVIEDNTVPLATIEMVVKNGAYTEDSAFNGLSHLYEHMFFKANKDIPSQEEFLKRINELGISFNGTTSNERVNYYITLSNGKLTEGLEFMNSAIRYPMFLEQEMKNENPVVDGEFQRAESNPYYFLFEEFSRKFWGANYYRKNPIGLHDVILTATTEKMRTIQQKYYYPNNSMLVVAGDVDHNAVFPLIEKIYGDWVPADFDPFVKWPIPEVKPLTGITKFMATNANAQVPLFIIGFHGPDTRNDIKATYAADVFSYILQQANSQLQRDLIESGLAFQVNVSYQTEKYTGPIQIILVPNPMKIQEAYDKLWENVLNWTKPDYYTDEQLETAKNLLAIDDAYGKESTSEFVHLVTYWWASATIDYYTNYVANLQKVTRQDITNYVNKYIVDKPYVAGLMVNPSMKDMPVLKEMGFEIAK
- a CDS encoding class I SAM-dependent methyltransferase; protein product: MSKLVQTKAYIKYFNQSLTSYGVHSPFLFDFITHVLNDNRYFNAFGEIEAVRKHLLKNTSVIEIEDLGAGSKKLHATKRKISDIAKTSLTNEKFGKLLFRIVNHYSPHHILELGTSLGISALYLAKAKSTSTVTTLEGSKAISHIAHQVFEQTHTENIQLITGNFSDTLPQLLSESYHPDLVYIDGNHRMKPTLDYFNTCLESANENCILILDDIHWSSEMEQAWNEIKHHPQSRLTVDLFYKGIVFTQKELLTKQNVSIRF